A DNA window from Tachysurus fulvidraco isolate hzauxx_2018 chromosome 4, HZAU_PFXX_2.0, whole genome shotgun sequence contains the following coding sequences:
- the LOC113637428 gene encoding uncharacterized protein LOC113637428 isoform X2 — MTNPRMLKELTDLKKSRFGRPYPRHGLKLLYWFANEFIFFNNNNKMCCSYNPKNSFYGFHRFNNRHDKNGVKLLPDANLRYYVVGNLNSEGADELPDYVREDYGGFKNGNNMDRIIVCVDDQSIESVYVTEHSDRTDFDKGATFCISKELLMIIREMTFEEFLSKSGYSRPTLDYGQKTGVSRPQVSTVQSSVEEEEINSFWDDNETTKCCRCVIL, encoded by the coding sequence ATGACCAACCCACGGATGCTAAAAGAACTGACCGATCTCAAAAAATCGAGATTCGGTCGACCGTATCCGAGACACGGCCTCAAGCTACTGTACTGGTTTGCGAACGAGTTTATcttttttaacaacaacaataagatGTGTTGCAGTTACAATCCAAAAAATTCTTTTTACGGCTTTCACCGATTTAATAACCGACACGACAAAAACGGTGTTAAACTCCTGCCTGACGCCAACCTGAGATACTACGTGGTAGGCAACCTGAACAGCGAAGGAGCAGACGAGCTGCCTGATTACGTCCGGGAAGATTACGGTGGCTTTAAAAATGGTAACAACATGGACCGTATCATAGTGTGTGTGGATGATCAGTCCATAGAAAGTGTCTATGTGACCGAGCACAGTGATCGGACAGATTTTGACAAGGGAGCCACCTTTTGTATCAGCAAGGAGCTCTTGATGATTATCAGGGAGATGACCTTTGAGGAATTTCTCTCAAAATCTGGGTATTCAAGACCAACACTGGACTATGGTCAGAAAACTGGGGTTTCAAGACCACAAGTGAGCACGGTACAAAGTTctgtggaagaagaagaaatcaaCAGTTTTTGGGATGATAATGAAACCACAAAGTGCTGCAGATGCGTCATACTTTAG